From a region of the Triticum aestivum cultivar Chinese Spring chromosome 7D, IWGSC CS RefSeq v2.1, whole genome shotgun sequence genome:
- the LOC123165616 gene encoding DNA (cytosine-5)-methyltransferase 1A: MTKFPCPASTAGRKRRRPKLHKTEDETVEDDNNINKENNGTTNNGRDAIVSKRPKRTAACSNFKQKAVDLSEEDMLVTIKEIRIEEEAEAVRLTKTGPEDKKPRRKLCDFVLHDGDGNPQPFEMSQSDGISITAVVMPFDADMKKPREKGIRCERFGPIKDWAISGYKESTVIIWLSTELADYECVKPASSYRSFFDLFSQKAHVCVEVYRKLVRSVGGNPLLGLEELLASVVRSINSERRFSGTVRKDFVISIGEFIHNQLTALDHTANNDDEILSTLPALVSLRNGCKSWVEFSRLAAMTSNGTLTIKDGQCKEATENEDEDEKLARLLQDEEEWKMNKKQRGKRENSQNNVYIKISETEIANDYPMPAYYKPSSIEMDEYMLDSEDDMLVGELPTRILNNWALYNSDARLIPLELIPMKAGAENDIVIFGSGFMREDDHTFCSTAEPPQLSSSTSKSDQEDQGIAIYLSPIKEWVVEFGGEMICILIRTDIAWYKLRQPTKQYAPWCDTVLKTARLAVSVIKLLKEQTRASKLAFADVVKRVAEFEKGQPAFISTNATLVERYVVVHGQIILQQFASYPERTIQQSAFITGLLAKMEERRHTKLAMKKRTQATRGENLNPSANMGPILKRKLMRATTTGLISKIWSDYYATHFPEDSKEGDENDDQKEIEEEQEENEDDDAEVEVKVDDEAVFRTPPSTRSKKSSTNACKEIEWEGQTVGKTLSGEVLYKCARVRDLRIAVGGAVTLEDDSGETIMCFVEYMYEKHDGTQMIHGRILQKGSHTVLGNAANEREVFFTNGCLEFETSDIKESVSVNFQQIPWGHECRKEHLEAIKMERTKAEDRKRKGLPVEYICKSLYCPEKGAFFSLPSDKLGTGTGRCSSCEEREAVGDEFKILSETSFVLNNVTYNVHDFLYIRPDFFSEVEGQGTYKAGRNVGLKPYVVCQLQSIKASAGPKKANPESIKVSVRRLYRPDDISSAKAYSSDIREVYYSEDVVSVPVVMIEGKCEVTAKNDLPNPNLPVVVDHAFYCEYLYDPKTGALKQLPTNVNLTTLTRKTLAAKKNKGKQICEDEQAGSEKQKNATPENCLATLDIFAGCGGLSEGLQLSGASRTKWAIEYEEPAGEAFRENHPEAVVFVDNCNVILKAIMDKCGDVDDCISTTEASERAAKLSDEKIKNLPVPGEVEFINGGPPCQGFSGMNRFNQSPWSKVQCEMILAFLSFAEYFRPRFFLLENVRNFVSFNKGQTFRLALASLLEMGYQVRFGILEAGAYGVAQSRKRAFIWAAAPGEALPDWPEPMHVFASPELKINLPEGKYYAAAKSTAGGAPFRSITVRDTIGDLPPVGNGASKPTIPYGGEPVSWFQKKIRGDAPSLSDHIAKEMNELNLIRCRHIPKRPGCDWHDLPDEKVKLSTGQTVELIPWCLPNTAKRHNQWKGLYGRLDWEGNFPTSVTDPQPMGKVGMCFHPDQDRIITVRECARSQGFPDGYHFAGNIQSKHRQIGNAVPPPLSYALGRKLKQAIDAKPRLA, from the exons ATGACGAAATTTCCGTGTCCCGCATCTACTGCAG GAAGAAAGAGGCGCAGACCTAAGCTTCATAAGACTGAAGATGAGACCGTTGAGGATGACAACAATATTAATAAAGAGAACAACGGTACCACTAACAATGGTCGTGACGCCATTGTCTCCAAGAGACCAAAGAGAACAGCTGCCTGTTCTAATTTCAAACAGAAGGCGGTTGACTTGTCTGAAGAAGATATGCTTGTCACAATCAAGGAAATCCGTATTGAAGAGGAAGCAGAGGCTGTTAGGTTGACAAAAACAGGGCCTGAAGATAAGAAACCTCGCAGAAAACTCTGTGATTTCGTCCTGCATGATGGAGATGGTAATCCGCAACCTTTTGAAATGTCTCAAAGTGATGGTATCTCCATAACAGCTGTTGTCATGCCCTTTGATGCTGATATGAAAAAGCCCAGGGAAAAGGGAATACGCTGTGAGAGATTTGGGCCAATCAAGGACTGGGCAATTTCTGGCTACAAAGAAAGCACTGTGATAATTTGGCTCTCAACCGAACTAGCTGATTATGAATGTGTGAAGCCAGCAAGTAGTTACCGGTCTTTTTTTGATCTTTTCAGCCAGAAGGCCCATGTCTGCGTTGAAGTTTACAGAAAGCTAGTCAGATCAGTTGGCGGAAATCCTTTGCTGGGTCTGGAAGAGTTGCTTGCTAGTGTTGTACGTTCCATTAATTCAGAGAGAAGATTCAGTGGAACGGTGAGAAAGGACTTTGTAATCTCAATTGGTGAGTTTATCCATAACCAGCTTACTGCATTGGACCATACAGCAAACAACGATGATGAGATACTGTCCACACTGCCTGCTCTTGTTTCCCTAAGAAATGGATGTAAATCTTGGGTGGAATTCAGCAGGTTGGCAGCTATGACTTCAAATGGAACTCTGACGATCAAGGATGGGCAATGTAAGGAGGCGACTGaaaatgaggatgaagatgagAAATTAGCAAGACTGTTGCAGGATGAGGAAGAGTGGAAGATGAACAAGAAGCAGAGAGGCAAGCGTGAAAATTCACAGAACAATGTCTACATCAAGATTAGTGAAACGGAGATTGCCAATGACTACCCAATGCCAGCATACTACAAACCATCTAGCATAGAAATGGATGAGTACATGCTTGACAGCGAAGATGACATGCTTGTGGGGGAACTGCCAACAAGAATACTCAACAATTGGGCTCTGTATAATTCAGATGCCAGACTCATCCCTTTGGAGCTCATTCCTATGAAGGCAGGTGCTGAAAATGACATAGTGATCTTTGGGTCTGGTTTTATGAGAGAAGATGATCATACTTTCTGTTCAACAGCCGAGCCACCACAGTTATCTTCTTCCACAAGTAAATCTGACCAGGAAGATCAAGGGATTGCAATTTATCTAAGTCCAATCAAGGAGTGGGTTGTAGAATTTGGTGGTGAAATGATCTGCATATTAATTCGAACAGACATAGCTTG GTACAAATTACGCCAGCCAACAAAGCAGTATGCGCCATGGTGTGACACTGTCCTTAAAACAGCAAGGCTGGCTGTCAGTGTCATCAAACTTCTAAAAGAACAAACTCGTGCTTCAAAACTTGCTTTTGCTGATGTTGTTAAGAGAGTAGCAGAATTTGAGAAAGGGCAGCCTGCATTTATTTCAACAAATGCAACGCTTGTTGAAAGATATGTTGTGGTGCATGGACAGATAATTCTTCAGCAGTTTGCAAGTTATCCAGAAAGGACTATTCAACAAAGTGCCTTCATCACCGGGCTTCTTGCGAAGATGGAAGAACGAAGGCACACAAAGCTAGCGATGAAGAAAAGAACTCAGGCAACGAGGGGAGAGAATCTGAACCCAAGTGCAAATATGGGCCCAATACTTAAAAGAAAACTTATGCGTGCGACAACTACAGGGTTGATCAGCAAGATATGGAGTGATTACTATGCAACTCATTTCCCAGAGGATTCCAAGGAGGGAGATGAGAATGATGACCAGAAGGAAATTGAGGAGGAACAGGAAGAGAACGAAGATGATGATGCTGAGGTGGAGGTTAAAGTTGACGATGAAGCTGTTTTTAGGACCCCGCCATCAACGAGGTCTAAAAAGTCATCAACCAATGCTTGTAAAGAAATTGAATGGGAGGGCCAAACAGTTGGGAAAACACTCTCTGGAGAAGTTCTGTACAAATGTGCTAGAGTTCGAGATCTCAGAATTGCTGTTGGTGGGGCAGTCACACTAGAAGATGATTCAGGAGAAACCATCATGTGTTTTGTTGAGTATATGTATGAGAAACATGATGGTACACAAATGATCCATGGAAGAATTCTGCAAAAAGGTTCACACACTGTCCTTGGCAATGCTGCAAATGAACGAGAGGTTTTCTTCACTAATGGCTGTTTGGAATTCGAAACAAGTGacatcaaagaatcagtgtccgtCAATTTTCAGCAGATTCCTTGGGGCCATGAGTGCAGAAAGGAGCATTTAGAAGCTATTAAGATGGAGAGGACCAAGGCAGAGGACAGGAAGAGGAAAGGTTTGCCTGTGGAGTATATCTGCAAAAGCTTATACTGTCCTGAGAAAGGTGCCTTTTTCTCCCTCCCTTCTGATAAACTGGGCACCGGAACTGGCCGCTGTAGTTCTTGTGAGGAGCGAGAAGCAGTTGGTGATGAATTCAAAATATTATCAGAGACCAGCTTTGTCCTCAACAATGTTACATACAATGTTCATGACTTTCTGTACATTAGGCCTGATTTTTTCTCTGAAGTCGAGGGTCAGGGGACGTACAAGGCTGGAAGAAATGTAGGCCTGAAGCCTTATGTGGTGTGTCAACTGCAGAGTATCAAAGCTTCTGCTGGACCGAAGAAAGCTAATCCAGAATCAATCAAAGTCAGTGTAAGAAGGTTATACAGGCCAGATGATATTTCATCAGCTAAAGCTTACTCTTCAGACATCAGAGAG GTTTACTACAGTGAAGATGTAGTGAGTGTGCCAGTTGTGATGATAGAGGGGAAATGTGAGGTTACAGCAAAGAACGACCTTCCAAACCCAAATCTTCCAGTAGTGGTTGATCATGCCTTTTACTGTGAATATCTTTATGATCCTAAGACTGGAGCTCTCAAGCAG CTACCGACCAATGTTAATCTCACGACCCTGACAAGGAAGACACTTGCTGCGAAAAAGAATAAAGGAAAGCAGATTTGTGAAGATGAGCAAGCTGGTTCGGAGAAACAGAAGAATGCTACACCAGAAAACTGTCTTGCAACCCTTGATATTTTTGCTGGCTGTGGAGGTTTGTCTGAAGGGTTGCAACTATCTG GCGCATCACGTACAAAATGGGCAATTGAATACGAAGAACCTGCTGGGGAAGCATTTCGTGAAAATCATCCAGAGGCAGTGGTATTTGTGGACAACTGCAATGTGATTCTGAA GGCAATAATGGACAAGTGCGGTGATGTTGATGACTGCATCTCGACTACCGAGGCTTCTGAACGGGCAGCTAAACTTTCAGACGAGAAGATTAAAAATCTCCCCGTGCCAGGCGAAGTAGAGTTCATCAATGGTGGCCCTCCATGCCAG GGGTTCTCTGGAATGAACAGATTCAACCAAAGTCCATGGAGCAAAGTTCAGTGTGAGATGATTTTGGCATTCCTGTCCTTTGCGGAGTATTTCCGGCCTAGGTTCTTCCTTTTGGAAAATGTTAGGAACTTTGTTTCATTCAACAAAGGCCAGACCTTCAGACTGGCACTAGCATCACTGCTGGAGATGGGATACCAG GTTCGATTTGGGATTTTAGAGGCAGGTGCTTATGGTGTTGCGCAGTCCAGGAAAAGGGCATTCATCTGGGCTGCTGCACCTGGGGAGGCCCTTCCTGATTGGCCTGAACCGATGCACGTCTTTGCCAGCCCTGAGTTGAAAATCAATCTACCAGAAGGGAAATACTATGCCGCTGCTAAGAGCACTGCTGGAGGGGCTCCTTTCCGCTCTATAACAGTCAGGGATACAATTGGTGATCTGCCGCCGGTGGGGAATGGTGCCAGCAAACCAACAATACCG TACGGAGGTGAGCCTGTCTCCTGGTTCCAGAAGAAGATTCGAGGCGATGCACCTTCGCTGAGTGACCACATAGCTAAAGAAATGAATGAGCTCAATCTCATAAGGTGCAGGCATATCCCAAAGCGGCCTGGCTGTGACTGGCATGACCTCCCAGATGAGAAG GTGAAGCTATCGACGGGGCAAACGGTGGAGTTGATCCCTTGGTGCTTGCCCAACACAGCCAAGAGGCACAACCAGTGGAAAGGCCTGTATGGGAGGTTGGACTGGGAGGGCAACTTCCCCACATCCGTGACAGATCCCCAGCCAATGGGCAAGGTCGGCATGTGCTTCCACCCTGATCAGGACAGGATCATCACTGTTCGTGAATGCGCCCGATCCCAG GGCTTCCCTGATGGATACCATTTCGCTGGCAACATCCAGAGCAAGCACAGGCAGATCGGGAACGCTGTGCCGCCTCCCCTCTCCTATGCGCTAGGGAGGAAGCTCAAGCAAGCCATCGACGCCAAGCCTCGACTGGCTTAA